From a single Xiphophorus maculatus strain JP 163 A chromosome 5, X_maculatus-5.0-male, whole genome shotgun sequence genomic region:
- the sh3gl2 gene encoding endophilin-A1 isoform X5 translates to MSVAGLKKQFHKATQRVSEKVGGAEGTKLDVDFTEMEKRVDTTARAVLDIMTKTTEYLQPNPATRAKMSMMSSMSRMRGQEKGPGYTQTETILGESMQRFGRELGDYSNFGLVLIDVGEAMRELGEVKDALDMEVKQNFIDPMQNLHEKDLREIQHHLKKLEGRRLDFDYKKKRQAKVTEDELKAALEKFDDSKEVAEQSMFNLLESDIEQVSQLAALVHAQLQYHTRSAEILTQLSSKIDEQIRDTSTKPRKEFIPKPRTSLDFSISENHNGGIHGARSPGARSPARSPAPLDQPCCRALYDFDPENEGELGFKEGDIITLTNKIDDNWYEGMLQGNSGFFPINYVDILVPLPQ, encoded by the exons agagTGAGCGAGAAAGTCGGAGGAGCAGAAGGAACGAAGCTCGATGTGGACTTCACTGAAATGGAAAAG AGGGTGGACACCACGGCTCGAGCCGTTCTGGACATCATGACCAAAACCACCGAGTATCTGCAGCCCAACCCAG CAACCAGAGCCAAGATGAGCATGATGAGCTCCATGTCCCGTATGCGGGGGCAGGAGAAGGGGCCGGGCTACACGCAGACCGAGACCATCCTAGGAGAGTCCATGCAGCGGTTCGGCCGGGAGCTCGGAGATTACTCCAACTTTG GTCTGGTTCTGATCGACGTCGGAGAGGCCATGCGTGAGCTGGGTGAGGTCAAAGACGCTCTGGACATGGAGGTGAAGCAGAACTTCATTGACCCGATGCAGAACCTTCACGAAAAAGACCTCAGAGAGATCCAG CACCACCTGAAGAAGCTGGAAGGTCGccgtctggactttgactacaAGAAGAAGCGCCAGGCCAAAGTGACGGAGGACGAGCTCAAAGCGGCGCTGGAGAAGTTCGATGACTCCAAGGAAGTCGCAGAGCAGAGCATGTTCAACCTGCTGGAGAGTGAC ATCGAACAGGTGAGCCAGCTGGCGGCGCTGGTCCATGCTCAGCTGCAGTACCACACCCGGTCCGCTGAGATCCTCACACAGCTCTCCAGCAAGATCGACGAACA GATAAGAGATACCTCCACCAAACCGAGGAAAGAGTTCATACCGAAGCCTCGCACGTCTCTGGACTTCAGCATCAGTGAGAACCACAATGGAGGGATCCACGGCGCTCGCTCTCCAG GTGCCAGgtctccag CCAGGTCTCCAG CCCCGTTGGACCAGCCCTGCTGCCGCGCTTTGTACGACTTTGACCCTGAGAACGAAGGTGAGCTAGGCTTCAAGGAGGGCGACATCATCACCCTGACCAATAAGATCGACGACAATTGGTACGAGGGAATGCTGCAAGGCAACTCGGGCTTTTTCCCCATCAACTACGTGGATATCTTGGTGCCGCTACCCCAGTAA
- the sh3gl2 gene encoding endophilin-A1 isoform X1, with translation MSVAGLKKQFHKATQRVSEKVGGAEGTKLDVDFTEMEKRVDTTARAVLDIMTKTTEYLQPNPATRAKMSMMSSMSRMRGQEKGPGYTQTETILGESMQRFGRELGDYSNFGLVLIDVGEAMRELGEVKDALDMEVKQNFIDPMQNLHEKDLREIQHHLKKLEGRRLDFDYKKKRQAKVTEDELKAALEKFDDSKEVAEQSMFNLLESDIEQVSQLAALVHAQLQYHTRSAEILTQLSSKIDEQIRDTSTKPRKEFIPKPRTSLDFSISENHNGGIHGARSPGARSPARSPARSPARSPAPLDQPCCRALYDFDPENEGELGFKEGDIITLTNKIDDNWYEGMLQGNSGFFPINYVDILVPLPQ, from the exons agagTGAGCGAGAAAGTCGGAGGAGCAGAAGGAACGAAGCTCGATGTGGACTTCACTGAAATGGAAAAG AGGGTGGACACCACGGCTCGAGCCGTTCTGGACATCATGACCAAAACCACCGAGTATCTGCAGCCCAACCCAG CAACCAGAGCCAAGATGAGCATGATGAGCTCCATGTCCCGTATGCGGGGGCAGGAGAAGGGGCCGGGCTACACGCAGACCGAGACCATCCTAGGAGAGTCCATGCAGCGGTTCGGCCGGGAGCTCGGAGATTACTCCAACTTTG GTCTGGTTCTGATCGACGTCGGAGAGGCCATGCGTGAGCTGGGTGAGGTCAAAGACGCTCTGGACATGGAGGTGAAGCAGAACTTCATTGACCCGATGCAGAACCTTCACGAAAAAGACCTCAGAGAGATCCAG CACCACCTGAAGAAGCTGGAAGGTCGccgtctggactttgactacaAGAAGAAGCGCCAGGCCAAAGTGACGGAGGACGAGCTCAAAGCGGCGCTGGAGAAGTTCGATGACTCCAAGGAAGTCGCAGAGCAGAGCATGTTCAACCTGCTGGAGAGTGAC ATCGAACAGGTGAGCCAGCTGGCGGCGCTGGTCCATGCTCAGCTGCAGTACCACACCCGGTCCGCTGAGATCCTCACACAGCTCTCCAGCAAGATCGACGAACA GATAAGAGATACCTCCACCAAACCGAGGAAAGAGTTCATACCGAAGCCTCGCACGTCTCTGGACTTCAGCATCAGTGAGAACCACAATGGAGGGATCCACGGCGCTCGCTCTCCAG GTGCCAGgtctccag CCAGGTCTCCAG CAAGATCTCCAG CCAGGTCTCCAG CCCCGTTGGACCAGCCCTGCTGCCGCGCTTTGTACGACTTTGACCCTGAGAACGAAGGTGAGCTAGGCTTCAAGGAGGGCGACATCATCACCCTGACCAATAAGATCGACGACAATTGGTACGAGGGAATGCTGCAAGGCAACTCGGGCTTTTTCCCCATCAACTACGTGGATATCTTGGTGCCGCTACCCCAGTAA
- the sh3gl2 gene encoding endophilin-A1 isoform X7, whose protein sequence is MSVAGLKKQFHKATQRVSEKVGGAEGTKLDVDFTEMEKRVDTTARAVLDIMTKTTEYLQPNPATRAKMSMMSSMSRMRGQEKGPGYTQTETILGESMQRFGRELGDYSNFGLVLIDVGEAMRELGEVKDALDMEVKQNFIDPMQNLHEKDLREIQHHLKKLEGRRLDFDYKKKRQAKVTEDELKAALEKFDDSKEVAEQSMFNLLESDIEQVSQLAALVHAQLQYHTRSAEILTQLSSKIDEQIRDTSTKPRKEFIPKPRTSLDFSISENHNGGIHGARSPAPLDQPCCRALYDFDPENEGELGFKEGDIITLTNKIDDNWYEGMLQGNSGFFPINYVDILVPLPQ, encoded by the exons agagTGAGCGAGAAAGTCGGAGGAGCAGAAGGAACGAAGCTCGATGTGGACTTCACTGAAATGGAAAAG AGGGTGGACACCACGGCTCGAGCCGTTCTGGACATCATGACCAAAACCACCGAGTATCTGCAGCCCAACCCAG CAACCAGAGCCAAGATGAGCATGATGAGCTCCATGTCCCGTATGCGGGGGCAGGAGAAGGGGCCGGGCTACACGCAGACCGAGACCATCCTAGGAGAGTCCATGCAGCGGTTCGGCCGGGAGCTCGGAGATTACTCCAACTTTG GTCTGGTTCTGATCGACGTCGGAGAGGCCATGCGTGAGCTGGGTGAGGTCAAAGACGCTCTGGACATGGAGGTGAAGCAGAACTTCATTGACCCGATGCAGAACCTTCACGAAAAAGACCTCAGAGAGATCCAG CACCACCTGAAGAAGCTGGAAGGTCGccgtctggactttgactacaAGAAGAAGCGCCAGGCCAAAGTGACGGAGGACGAGCTCAAAGCGGCGCTGGAGAAGTTCGATGACTCCAAGGAAGTCGCAGAGCAGAGCATGTTCAACCTGCTGGAGAGTGAC ATCGAACAGGTGAGCCAGCTGGCGGCGCTGGTCCATGCTCAGCTGCAGTACCACACCCGGTCCGCTGAGATCCTCACACAGCTCTCCAGCAAGATCGACGAACA GATAAGAGATACCTCCACCAAACCGAGGAAAGAGTTCATACCGAAGCCTCGCACGTCTCTGGACTTCAGCATCAGTGAGAACCACAATGGAGGGATCCACGGCGCTCGCTCTCCAG CCCCGTTGGACCAGCCCTGCTGCCGCGCTTTGTACGACTTTGACCCTGAGAACGAAGGTGAGCTAGGCTTCAAGGAGGGCGACATCATCACCCTGACCAATAAGATCGACGACAATTGGTACGAGGGAATGCTGCAAGGCAACTCGGGCTTTTTCCCCATCAACTACGTGGATATCTTGGTGCCGCTACCCCAGTAA
- the sh3gl2 gene encoding endophilin-A1 isoform X8, translated as MSVAGLKKQFHKATQRVSEKVGGAEGTKLDVDFTEMEKRVDTTARAVLDIMTKTTEYLQPNPATRAKMSMMSSMSRMRGQEKGPGYTQTETILGESMQRFGRELGDYSNFGLVLIDVGEAMRELGEVKDALDMEVKQNFIDPMQNLHEKDLREIQHHLKKLEGRRLDFDYKKKRQAKVTEDELKAALEKFDDSKEVAEQSMFNLLESDIEQVSQLAALVHAQLQYHTRSAEILTQLSSKIDEQIRDTSTKPRKEFIPKPRTSLDFSISENHNGGIHGARSPGARSPGLQQDLQPGLQPRWTSPAAALCTTLTLRTKVS; from the exons agagTGAGCGAGAAAGTCGGAGGAGCAGAAGGAACGAAGCTCGATGTGGACTTCACTGAAATGGAAAAG AGGGTGGACACCACGGCTCGAGCCGTTCTGGACATCATGACCAAAACCACCGAGTATCTGCAGCCCAACCCAG CAACCAGAGCCAAGATGAGCATGATGAGCTCCATGTCCCGTATGCGGGGGCAGGAGAAGGGGCCGGGCTACACGCAGACCGAGACCATCCTAGGAGAGTCCATGCAGCGGTTCGGCCGGGAGCTCGGAGATTACTCCAACTTTG GTCTGGTTCTGATCGACGTCGGAGAGGCCATGCGTGAGCTGGGTGAGGTCAAAGACGCTCTGGACATGGAGGTGAAGCAGAACTTCATTGACCCGATGCAGAACCTTCACGAAAAAGACCTCAGAGAGATCCAG CACCACCTGAAGAAGCTGGAAGGTCGccgtctggactttgactacaAGAAGAAGCGCCAGGCCAAAGTGACGGAGGACGAGCTCAAAGCGGCGCTGGAGAAGTTCGATGACTCCAAGGAAGTCGCAGAGCAGAGCATGTTCAACCTGCTGGAGAGTGAC ATCGAACAGGTGAGCCAGCTGGCGGCGCTGGTCCATGCTCAGCTGCAGTACCACACCCGGTCCGCTGAGATCCTCACACAGCTCTCCAGCAAGATCGACGAACA GATAAGAGATACCTCCACCAAACCGAGGAAAGAGTTCATACCGAAGCCTCGCACGTCTCTGGACTTCAGCATCAGTGAGAACCACAATGGAGGGATCCACGGCGCTCGCTCTCCAG GTGCCAGgtctccag GTCTCCAG CAAGATCTCCAG CCAGGTCTCCAG CCCCGTTGGACCAGCCCTGCTGCCGCGCTTTGTACGACTTTGACCCTGAGAACGAAGGTGAGCTAG
- the sh3gl2 gene encoding endophilin-A1 isoform X10, giving the protein MSVAGLKKQFHKATQRVSEKVGGAEGTKLDVDFTEMEKRVDTTARAVLDIMTKTTEYLQPNPATRAKMSMMSSMSRMRGQEKGPGYTQTETILGESMQRFGRELGDYSNFGLVLIDVGEAMRELGEVKDALDMEVKQNFIDPMQNLHEKDLREIQHHLKKLEGRRLDFDYKKKRQAKVTEDELKAALEKFDDSKEVAEQSMFNLLESDIEQVSQLAALVHAQLQYHTRSAEILTQLSSKIDEQIRDTSTKPRKEFIPKPRTSLDFSISENHNGGIHGARSPGARSPGLQPRWTSPAAALCTTLTLRTKVS; this is encoded by the exons agagTGAGCGAGAAAGTCGGAGGAGCAGAAGGAACGAAGCTCGATGTGGACTTCACTGAAATGGAAAAG AGGGTGGACACCACGGCTCGAGCCGTTCTGGACATCATGACCAAAACCACCGAGTATCTGCAGCCCAACCCAG CAACCAGAGCCAAGATGAGCATGATGAGCTCCATGTCCCGTATGCGGGGGCAGGAGAAGGGGCCGGGCTACACGCAGACCGAGACCATCCTAGGAGAGTCCATGCAGCGGTTCGGCCGGGAGCTCGGAGATTACTCCAACTTTG GTCTGGTTCTGATCGACGTCGGAGAGGCCATGCGTGAGCTGGGTGAGGTCAAAGACGCTCTGGACATGGAGGTGAAGCAGAACTTCATTGACCCGATGCAGAACCTTCACGAAAAAGACCTCAGAGAGATCCAG CACCACCTGAAGAAGCTGGAAGGTCGccgtctggactttgactacaAGAAGAAGCGCCAGGCCAAAGTGACGGAGGACGAGCTCAAAGCGGCGCTGGAGAAGTTCGATGACTCCAAGGAAGTCGCAGAGCAGAGCATGTTCAACCTGCTGGAGAGTGAC ATCGAACAGGTGAGCCAGCTGGCGGCGCTGGTCCATGCTCAGCTGCAGTACCACACCCGGTCCGCTGAGATCCTCACACAGCTCTCCAGCAAGATCGACGAACA GATAAGAGATACCTCCACCAAACCGAGGAAAGAGTTCATACCGAAGCCTCGCACGTCTCTGGACTTCAGCATCAGTGAGAACCACAATGGAGGGATCCACGGCGCTCGCTCTCCAG GTGCCAGgtctccag GTCTCCAG CCCCGTTGGACCAGCCCTGCTGCCGCGCTTTGTACGACTTTGACCCTGAGAACGAAGGTGAGCTAG
- the sh3gl2 gene encoding endophilin-A1 isoform X2, translating to MSVAGLKKQFHKATQRVSEKVGGAEGTKLDVDFTEMEKRVDTTARAVLDIMTKTTEYLQPNPATRAKMSMMSSMSRMRGQEKGPGYTQTETILGESMQRFGRELGDYSNFGLVLIDVGEAMRELGEVKDALDMEVKQNFIDPMQNLHEKDLREIQHHLKKLEGRRLDFDYKKKRQAKVTEDELKAALEKFDDSKEVAEQSMFNLLESDIEQVSQLAALVHAQLQYHTRSAEILTQLSSKIDEQIRDTSTKPRKEFIPKPRTSLDFSISENHNGGIHGARSPGARSPARSPARSPAPLDQPCCRALYDFDPENEGELGFKEGDIITLTNKIDDNWYEGMLQGNSGFFPINYVDILVPLPQ from the exons agagTGAGCGAGAAAGTCGGAGGAGCAGAAGGAACGAAGCTCGATGTGGACTTCACTGAAATGGAAAAG AGGGTGGACACCACGGCTCGAGCCGTTCTGGACATCATGACCAAAACCACCGAGTATCTGCAGCCCAACCCAG CAACCAGAGCCAAGATGAGCATGATGAGCTCCATGTCCCGTATGCGGGGGCAGGAGAAGGGGCCGGGCTACACGCAGACCGAGACCATCCTAGGAGAGTCCATGCAGCGGTTCGGCCGGGAGCTCGGAGATTACTCCAACTTTG GTCTGGTTCTGATCGACGTCGGAGAGGCCATGCGTGAGCTGGGTGAGGTCAAAGACGCTCTGGACATGGAGGTGAAGCAGAACTTCATTGACCCGATGCAGAACCTTCACGAAAAAGACCTCAGAGAGATCCAG CACCACCTGAAGAAGCTGGAAGGTCGccgtctggactttgactacaAGAAGAAGCGCCAGGCCAAAGTGACGGAGGACGAGCTCAAAGCGGCGCTGGAGAAGTTCGATGACTCCAAGGAAGTCGCAGAGCAGAGCATGTTCAACCTGCTGGAGAGTGAC ATCGAACAGGTGAGCCAGCTGGCGGCGCTGGTCCATGCTCAGCTGCAGTACCACACCCGGTCCGCTGAGATCCTCACACAGCTCTCCAGCAAGATCGACGAACA GATAAGAGATACCTCCACCAAACCGAGGAAAGAGTTCATACCGAAGCCTCGCACGTCTCTGGACTTCAGCATCAGTGAGAACCACAATGGAGGGATCCACGGCGCTCGCTCTCCAG GTGCCAGgtctccag CAAGATCTCCAG CCAGGTCTCCAG CCCCGTTGGACCAGCCCTGCTGCCGCGCTTTGTACGACTTTGACCCTGAGAACGAAGGTGAGCTAGGCTTCAAGGAGGGCGACATCATCACCCTGACCAATAAGATCGACGACAATTGGTACGAGGGAATGCTGCAAGGCAACTCGGGCTTTTTCCCCATCAACTACGTGGATATCTTGGTGCCGCTACCCCAGTAA
- the sh3gl2 gene encoding endophilin-A1 isoform X3 → MSVAGLKKQFHKATQRVSEKVGGAEGTKLDVDFTEMEKRVDTTARAVLDIMTKTTEYLQPNPATRAKMSMMSSMSRMRGQEKGPGYTQTETILGESMQRFGRELGDYSNFGLVLIDVGEAMRELGEVKDALDMEVKQNFIDPMQNLHEKDLREIQHHLKKLEGRRLDFDYKKKRQAKVTEDELKAALEKFDDSKEVAEQSMFNLLESDIEQVSQLAALVHAQLQYHTRSAEILTQLSSKIDEQIRDTSTKPRKEFIPKPRTSLDFSISENHNGGIHGARSPGARSPARSPARSPAPLDQPCCRALYDFDPENEGELGFKEGDIITLTNKIDDNWYEGMLQGNSGFFPINYVDILVPLPQ, encoded by the exons agagTGAGCGAGAAAGTCGGAGGAGCAGAAGGAACGAAGCTCGATGTGGACTTCACTGAAATGGAAAAG AGGGTGGACACCACGGCTCGAGCCGTTCTGGACATCATGACCAAAACCACCGAGTATCTGCAGCCCAACCCAG CAACCAGAGCCAAGATGAGCATGATGAGCTCCATGTCCCGTATGCGGGGGCAGGAGAAGGGGCCGGGCTACACGCAGACCGAGACCATCCTAGGAGAGTCCATGCAGCGGTTCGGCCGGGAGCTCGGAGATTACTCCAACTTTG GTCTGGTTCTGATCGACGTCGGAGAGGCCATGCGTGAGCTGGGTGAGGTCAAAGACGCTCTGGACATGGAGGTGAAGCAGAACTTCATTGACCCGATGCAGAACCTTCACGAAAAAGACCTCAGAGAGATCCAG CACCACCTGAAGAAGCTGGAAGGTCGccgtctggactttgactacaAGAAGAAGCGCCAGGCCAAAGTGACGGAGGACGAGCTCAAAGCGGCGCTGGAGAAGTTCGATGACTCCAAGGAAGTCGCAGAGCAGAGCATGTTCAACCTGCTGGAGAGTGAC ATCGAACAGGTGAGCCAGCTGGCGGCGCTGGTCCATGCTCAGCTGCAGTACCACACCCGGTCCGCTGAGATCCTCACACAGCTCTCCAGCAAGATCGACGAACA GATAAGAGATACCTCCACCAAACCGAGGAAAGAGTTCATACCGAAGCCTCGCACGTCTCTGGACTTCAGCATCAGTGAGAACCACAATGGAGGGATCCACGGCGCTCGCTCTCCAG GTGCCAGgtctccag CCAGGTCTCCAG CCAGGTCTCCAG CCCCGTTGGACCAGCCCTGCTGCCGCGCTTTGTACGACTTTGACCCTGAGAACGAAGGTGAGCTAGGCTTCAAGGAGGGCGACATCATCACCCTGACCAATAAGATCGACGACAATTGGTACGAGGGAATGCTGCAAGGCAACTCGGGCTTTTTCCCCATCAACTACGTGGATATCTTGGTGCCGCTACCCCAGTAA
- the sh3gl2 gene encoding endophilin-A1 isoform X6: MSVAGLKKQFHKATQRVSEKVGGAEGTKLDVDFTEMEKRVDTTARAVLDIMTKTTEYLQPNPATRAKMSMMSSMSRMRGQEKGPGYTQTETILGESMQRFGRELGDYSNFGLVLIDVGEAMRELGEVKDALDMEVKQNFIDPMQNLHEKDLREIQHHLKKLEGRRLDFDYKKKRQAKVTEDELKAALEKFDDSKEVAEQSMFNLLESDIEQVSQLAALVHAQLQYHTRSAEILTQLSSKIDEQIRDTSTKPRKEFIPKPRTSLDFSISENHNGGIHGARSPARSPAPLDQPCCRALYDFDPENEGELGFKEGDIITLTNKIDDNWYEGMLQGNSGFFPINYVDILVPLPQ; the protein is encoded by the exons agagTGAGCGAGAAAGTCGGAGGAGCAGAAGGAACGAAGCTCGATGTGGACTTCACTGAAATGGAAAAG AGGGTGGACACCACGGCTCGAGCCGTTCTGGACATCATGACCAAAACCACCGAGTATCTGCAGCCCAACCCAG CAACCAGAGCCAAGATGAGCATGATGAGCTCCATGTCCCGTATGCGGGGGCAGGAGAAGGGGCCGGGCTACACGCAGACCGAGACCATCCTAGGAGAGTCCATGCAGCGGTTCGGCCGGGAGCTCGGAGATTACTCCAACTTTG GTCTGGTTCTGATCGACGTCGGAGAGGCCATGCGTGAGCTGGGTGAGGTCAAAGACGCTCTGGACATGGAGGTGAAGCAGAACTTCATTGACCCGATGCAGAACCTTCACGAAAAAGACCTCAGAGAGATCCAG CACCACCTGAAGAAGCTGGAAGGTCGccgtctggactttgactacaAGAAGAAGCGCCAGGCCAAAGTGACGGAGGACGAGCTCAAAGCGGCGCTGGAGAAGTTCGATGACTCCAAGGAAGTCGCAGAGCAGAGCATGTTCAACCTGCTGGAGAGTGAC ATCGAACAGGTGAGCCAGCTGGCGGCGCTGGTCCATGCTCAGCTGCAGTACCACACCCGGTCCGCTGAGATCCTCACACAGCTCTCCAGCAAGATCGACGAACA GATAAGAGATACCTCCACCAAACCGAGGAAAGAGTTCATACCGAAGCCTCGCACGTCTCTGGACTTCAGCATCAGTGAGAACCACAATGGAGGGATCCACGGCGCTCGCTCTCCAG CCAGGTCTCCAG CCCCGTTGGACCAGCCCTGCTGCCGCGCTTTGTACGACTTTGACCCTGAGAACGAAGGTGAGCTAGGCTTCAAGGAGGGCGACATCATCACCCTGACCAATAAGATCGACGACAATTGGTACGAGGGAATGCTGCAAGGCAACTCGGGCTTTTTCCCCATCAACTACGTGGATATCTTGGTGCCGCTACCCCAGTAA
- the sh3gl2 gene encoding endophilin-A1 isoform X9 yields MSVAGLKKQFHKATQRVSEKVGGAEGTKLDVDFTEMEKRVDTTARAVLDIMTKTTEYLQPNPATRAKMSMMSSMSRMRGQEKGPGYTQTETILGESMQRFGRELGDYSNFGLVLIDVGEAMRELGEVKDALDMEVKQNFIDPMQNLHEKDLREIQHHLKKLEGRRLDFDYKKKRQAKVTEDELKAALEKFDDSKEVAEQSMFNLLESDIEQVSQLAALVHAQLQYHTRSAEILTQLSSKIDEQIRDTSTKPRKEFIPKPRTSLDFSISENHNGGIHGARSPGARSPGLQPGLQPRWTSPAAALCTTLTLRTKVS; encoded by the exons agagTGAGCGAGAAAGTCGGAGGAGCAGAAGGAACGAAGCTCGATGTGGACTTCACTGAAATGGAAAAG AGGGTGGACACCACGGCTCGAGCCGTTCTGGACATCATGACCAAAACCACCGAGTATCTGCAGCCCAACCCAG CAACCAGAGCCAAGATGAGCATGATGAGCTCCATGTCCCGTATGCGGGGGCAGGAGAAGGGGCCGGGCTACACGCAGACCGAGACCATCCTAGGAGAGTCCATGCAGCGGTTCGGCCGGGAGCTCGGAGATTACTCCAACTTTG GTCTGGTTCTGATCGACGTCGGAGAGGCCATGCGTGAGCTGGGTGAGGTCAAAGACGCTCTGGACATGGAGGTGAAGCAGAACTTCATTGACCCGATGCAGAACCTTCACGAAAAAGACCTCAGAGAGATCCAG CACCACCTGAAGAAGCTGGAAGGTCGccgtctggactttgactacaAGAAGAAGCGCCAGGCCAAAGTGACGGAGGACGAGCTCAAAGCGGCGCTGGAGAAGTTCGATGACTCCAAGGAAGTCGCAGAGCAGAGCATGTTCAACCTGCTGGAGAGTGAC ATCGAACAGGTGAGCCAGCTGGCGGCGCTGGTCCATGCTCAGCTGCAGTACCACACCCGGTCCGCTGAGATCCTCACACAGCTCTCCAGCAAGATCGACGAACA GATAAGAGATACCTCCACCAAACCGAGGAAAGAGTTCATACCGAAGCCTCGCACGTCTCTGGACTTCAGCATCAGTGAGAACCACAATGGAGGGATCCACGGCGCTCGCTCTCCAG GTGCCAGgtctccag GTCTCCAG CCAGGTCTCCAG CCCCGTTGGACCAGCCCTGCTGCCGCGCTTTGTACGACTTTGACCCTGAGAACGAAGGTGAGCTAG
- the sh3gl2 gene encoding endophilin-A1 isoform X4 — protein MSVAGLKKQFHKATQRVSEKVGGAEGTKLDVDFTEMEKRVDTTARAVLDIMTKTTEYLQPNPATRAKMSMMSSMSRMRGQEKGPGYTQTETILGESMQRFGRELGDYSNFGLVLIDVGEAMRELGEVKDALDMEVKQNFIDPMQNLHEKDLREIQHHLKKLEGRRLDFDYKKKRQAKVTEDELKAALEKFDDSKEVAEQSMFNLLESDIEQVSQLAALVHAQLQYHTRSAEILTQLSSKIDEQIRDTSTKPRKEFIPKPRTSLDFSISENHNGGIHGARSPARSPARSPARSPAPLDQPCCRALYDFDPENEGELGFKEGDIITLTNKIDDNWYEGMLQGNSGFFPINYVDILVPLPQ, from the exons agagTGAGCGAGAAAGTCGGAGGAGCAGAAGGAACGAAGCTCGATGTGGACTTCACTGAAATGGAAAAG AGGGTGGACACCACGGCTCGAGCCGTTCTGGACATCATGACCAAAACCACCGAGTATCTGCAGCCCAACCCAG CAACCAGAGCCAAGATGAGCATGATGAGCTCCATGTCCCGTATGCGGGGGCAGGAGAAGGGGCCGGGCTACACGCAGACCGAGACCATCCTAGGAGAGTCCATGCAGCGGTTCGGCCGGGAGCTCGGAGATTACTCCAACTTTG GTCTGGTTCTGATCGACGTCGGAGAGGCCATGCGTGAGCTGGGTGAGGTCAAAGACGCTCTGGACATGGAGGTGAAGCAGAACTTCATTGACCCGATGCAGAACCTTCACGAAAAAGACCTCAGAGAGATCCAG CACCACCTGAAGAAGCTGGAAGGTCGccgtctggactttgactacaAGAAGAAGCGCCAGGCCAAAGTGACGGAGGACGAGCTCAAAGCGGCGCTGGAGAAGTTCGATGACTCCAAGGAAGTCGCAGAGCAGAGCATGTTCAACCTGCTGGAGAGTGAC ATCGAACAGGTGAGCCAGCTGGCGGCGCTGGTCCATGCTCAGCTGCAGTACCACACCCGGTCCGCTGAGATCCTCACACAGCTCTCCAGCAAGATCGACGAACA GATAAGAGATACCTCCACCAAACCGAGGAAAGAGTTCATACCGAAGCCTCGCACGTCTCTGGACTTCAGCATCAGTGAGAACCACAATGGAGGGATCCACGGCGCTCGCTCTCCAG CCAGGTCTCCAG CAAGATCTCCAG CCAGGTCTCCAG CCCCGTTGGACCAGCCCTGCTGCCGCGCTTTGTACGACTTTGACCCTGAGAACGAAGGTGAGCTAGGCTTCAAGGAGGGCGACATCATCACCCTGACCAATAAGATCGACGACAATTGGTACGAGGGAATGCTGCAAGGCAACTCGGGCTTTTTCCCCATCAACTACGTGGATATCTTGGTGCCGCTACCCCAGTAA